From Brevibacillus marinus, a single genomic window includes:
- a CDS encoding DJ-1/PfpI family protein, with translation MKMAFIVFDQMTTLDFVGFYDAMTRLRTLQLMENVSWDICATRPEVTDGLGIKMKIEHVLPDLSAYDLIFVPGGLGTRKLKDDAEFLSWLKTASDVEMKVSVCTGALLLGAAGFLTDKRATTNPPAYEILKPYCKEVVKARIVRDGNVITGGGVATSIDLGLYVLESFTDAETVRNIQKSMDYPYYQTGKTGSDYMV, from the coding sequence ATGAAGATGGCTTTTATCGTCTTTGATCAAATGACAACATTGGATTTTGTCGGCTTCTATGACGCCATGACTCGCCTTCGGACTTTGCAGCTCATGGAGAATGTGTCTTGGGATATATGTGCCACTCGACCGGAGGTCACCGATGGGTTAGGCATAAAAATGAAAATCGAGCATGTGTTGCCTGACCTGTCTGCTTACGATTTAATTTTTGTTCCGGGCGGCTTGGGAACAAGAAAGCTCAAGGACGATGCCGAATTTCTTTCCTGGCTGAAGACCGCAAGCGATGTGGAAATGAAAGTTTCCGTCTGTACAGGAGCATTGCTGTTGGGGGCGGCGGGCTTCTTAACCGATAAAAGAGCGACAACCAACCCGCCTGCTTATGAAATACTGAAGCCGTACTGCAAAGAAGTGGTCAAAGCCCGAATCGTCAGGGACGGAAATGTGATTACGGGGGGCGGCGTGGCTACTTCCATTGACCTCGGGCTATACGTGCTGGAATCTTTCACCGATGCAGAGACGGTTCGGAATATACAGAAATCGATGGACTATCCTTATTACCAGACAGGCAAGACAGGATCGGATTACATGGTTTAG
- a CDS encoding VOC family protein, translating to MTLRLIPYLVMDGNANEAIRFYEKALEATVMYRQSFGEMPANPDFPLPEEAKERVAHAMLKVGETELMLSDTFPGNPHQSGNQVTICVSTDDVEQARRIFAALAQEGQVHMPLQETFFSPAYGTVTDKFGVTFQVAAEKQR from the coding sequence ATGACATTGCGCCTGATCCCCTATCTGGTGATGGACGGCAACGCCAACGAGGCCATCCGTTTTTACGAAAAAGCGTTGGAGGCCACCGTGATGTACCGCCAGTCGTTTGGCGAAATGCCGGCAAACCCGGATTTTCCGCTGCCGGAAGAAGCAAAAGAGCGGGTAGCCCACGCTATGCTCAAAGTAGGCGAAACGGAACTGATGCTCTCCGATACGTTCCCCGGTAATCCCCACCAAAGCGGCAATCAAGTGACGATCTGCGTCAGCACGGACGACGTGGAACAAGCAAGACGAATCTTTGCCGCGCTCGCGCAGGAAGGGCAGGTGCACATGCCGCTGCAGGAGACGTTTTTCAGCCCCGCTTACGGTACGGTGACCGACAAGTTCGGTGTGACCTTCCAAGTGGCCGCCGAAAAGCAGCGGTAG
- the purH gene encoding bifunctional phosphoribosylaminoimidazolecarboxamide formyltransferase/IMP cyclohydrolase, translating to MKTKKALISVSDKTNIIPFARKLSELGVEIISTGGTANLLQEAGIAVTGISEVTGFPEILDGRVKTLHPAIHSGLLAVRDNPEHQRQLDELAIAPIDFVVVNLYPFKQTVAKPGVTYAEAIENIDIGGPTMLRAAAKNHAYVTVIVDAADYDAVLAELEAQGSTSAETRRRLAAKVFRHTAAYDALIAGYLSEQAGEPLAENFTMTYEKVQDLRYGENPHQRAAFYREPLAAAGTIATAEQLHGKELSYNNINDADAALAIVREFSEPAVVAVKHTNPCGVGIGSTIREAYEKAYQADPVSIFGGIIAANRVVDRDTALLLQETFLEIVLAPDFTPDALEILRAKKNLRLLRLGEFAGAAAAGGALRVSPVAGGLLVQEYDRHQLQTSDLTVVTERKPSEEELAQLAFAWKVVKHVKSNAIVLARDNMTIGVGAGQMNRVGAARIAIEQAGERAVGAVLASDAFFPMPDTVEEAAKAGVTAIIQPGGSIRDQDSIDACNRHGIAMVFTGVRHFKH from the coding sequence GTGAAGACAAAAAAAGCGCTGATCAGCGTATCGGACAAGACCAATATCATCCCTTTCGCGCGAAAACTGAGCGAACTGGGGGTGGAGATCATCTCGACAGGAGGCACCGCCAACCTGCTGCAAGAAGCAGGGATCGCCGTAACCGGCATCTCCGAAGTTACCGGTTTTCCAGAGATCTTGGACGGGCGTGTAAAAACGCTGCACCCGGCGATCCACAGCGGCCTGCTCGCGGTGAGGGATAATCCGGAACATCAGCGCCAATTGGACGAGCTTGCGATTGCCCCTATTGATTTCGTGGTAGTGAACCTCTATCCTTTTAAGCAGACAGTGGCGAAACCAGGCGTCACCTACGCAGAGGCGATTGAAAACATTGACATCGGCGGTCCGACGATGCTGCGCGCGGCGGCGAAAAACCACGCCTACGTCACCGTGATCGTCGACGCCGCCGATTACGATGCGGTGCTGGCCGAACTGGAGGCGCAGGGCAGCACCTCGGCGGAGACGCGGCGGCGGCTGGCGGCCAAGGTTTTCCGCCACACCGCCGCCTACGACGCGCTGATCGCTGGCTACTTGAGCGAACAAGCCGGCGAGCCGCTGGCCGAGAACTTTACGATGACCTATGAAAAAGTGCAGGATCTCCGCTACGGAGAAAATCCGCATCAACGGGCCGCTTTCTACCGCGAACCGCTGGCCGCGGCCGGGACGATCGCAACGGCCGAGCAGCTGCATGGCAAAGAGCTGTCCTACAACAACATCAATGACGCGGACGCCGCTTTGGCCATCGTGCGCGAGTTCAGCGAGCCGGCGGTGGTCGCCGTGAAACACACCAACCCGTGCGGCGTCGGGATCGGCTCGACGATCCGGGAAGCGTATGAAAAAGCTTACCAGGCTGATCCGGTGTCCATCTTTGGCGGCATCATCGCGGCCAACCGGGTGGTGGATCGGGATACGGCCCTGTTGTTGCAGGAGACGTTTCTGGAGATCGTGCTGGCCCCCGATTTTACGCCGGATGCGCTGGAGATTTTGCGGGCGAAGAAAAACTTGCGGCTGCTGCGTCTTGGCGAGTTTGCCGGGGCAGCGGCAGCAGGCGGCGCGCTGCGCGTCTCGCCCGTGGCCGGCGGCCTGTTGGTGCAAGAGTATGACCGGCATCAGCTGCAAACCAGCGACTTGACCGTGGTGACCGAGCGCAAACCAAGCGAGGAGGAACTGGCGCAGCTCGCTTTCGCCTGGAAAGTGGTGAAACACGTCAAATCAAACGCGATTGTGCTGGCGCGGGATAACATGACGATCGGGGTGGGCGCCGGGCAGATGAACCGGGTCGGCGCGGCCCGGATCGCGATTGAACAGGCCGGCGAACGGGCGGTCGGCGCCGTGCTCGCTTCTGACGCCTTCTTTCCCATGCCGGATACGGTGGAAGAAGCGGCAAAGGCCGGCGTGACGGCGATCATTCAGCCGGGCGGTTCGATTCGCGACCAGGATTCGATTGATGCCTGCAACCGGCATGGGATCGCGATGGTGTTTACCGGTGTGCGCCATTTCAAGCATTAA